The Leucobacter rhizosphaerae genome includes a region encoding these proteins:
- a CDS encoding ABC transporter permease, with protein sequence MSRLSRSLSSEFRKVRSTKLWWILAIVLAAYSAFMGGLFAFMFGALGDAMDGTGVSLPAQESANMVYSSVSTFGYVIPLLFGALMATGELRHGTLGLAFTLEPQRGIVLASKTIVLLVVGVVIGIAGLVGAVGAGAPVLAATVGDPMLGSGETWLLIVRVLAAIAIWAIIGFGIGVLVRNQAFAIVLALVFTQFLEPVLRTGAQFWDWSAQVAKFLPGAATDAFVGASVMSSLSALDPTAPAASDGLGIWTGLLVLLAYAVVALLAGWLLRWRRDVV encoded by the coding sequence ATGAGCCGCCTGAGTCGGAGCCTGTCCTCCGAGTTCCGCAAGGTCCGCTCGACGAAGCTGTGGTGGATCCTCGCGATCGTGCTCGCGGCCTACTCCGCCTTCATGGGCGGACTCTTCGCGTTCATGTTCGGCGCGCTCGGCGACGCGATGGACGGCACCGGGGTGAGTCTGCCCGCGCAGGAGAGCGCGAACATGGTCTATTCCTCCGTGTCGACGTTCGGCTACGTGATCCCGCTGCTGTTCGGCGCGCTCATGGCGACGGGCGAGCTCCGGCACGGCACGCTGGGGCTCGCGTTCACGCTGGAGCCCCAGCGCGGCATCGTGCTCGCGAGTAAAACGATCGTCCTGCTCGTGGTTGGCGTGGTGATCGGCATCGCCGGGCTCGTCGGCGCGGTGGGCGCGGGGGCCCCGGTGCTCGCCGCCACCGTCGGGGACCCCATGCTCGGCTCGGGCGAGACCTGGCTGCTGATCGTACGGGTGCTCGCGGCGATCGCCATCTGGGCGATCATCGGGTTCGGGATCGGCGTGCTCGTGCGCAATCAGGCGTTCGCGATCGTGCTCGCACTCGTCTTCACCCAGTTCCTCGAACCCGTGCTCCGCACCGGGGCGCAGTTCTGGGACTGGAGCGCGCAGGTCGCGAAGTTCCTGCCGGGTGCCGCGACCGACGCGTTCGTCGGCGCGAGTGTGATGAGCAGCCTGTCGGCCCTCGATCCCACCGCCCCCGCGGCCTCCGACGGCCTCGGGATCTGGACCGGTCTGCTCGTGCTGCTCGCCTACGCGGTCGTCGCGCTGCTCGCGGGCTGGCTGCTGCGCTGGCGCCGCGACGTGGTGTAG
- a CDS encoding tyramine oxidase subunit B, producing MPDTSIDFLYLSEPDMIRAGVTNMAECVDTMSDMLGLFAQGDYRMAGTENNSHGAQVFFPETEEFPGMPVDGPDRRFMAMPAYLGGEYQMAGCKWYGSNVENKQRGLPRSILMFTLNDKDTGAPLAIMSANLLSAYRTGAIPGVGARYLAREDATVVGIVGPGPMNRTSLESFVAVRPGITTVKVSGRGQAGIDTFIAWAREKFPQIETIEQVADMEAAVRDSDIVSIAVPSPMGSEHYPHVKDEWVKPGAFICCSAHLALDESLTLRSRHVADARKIYEAWAEELPVPAHETVGIWGIHLVDRVRDGRMTPEQFEDVGEIIRGITPGRQNDDEIFIYSVGGMPVEDVAWATKVYRNAVRDGIGTKLNLWETPALA from the coding sequence GTGCCAGACACCTCGATCGATTTCCTCTACCTGAGCGAGCCGGACATGATCCGCGCCGGGGTCACGAACATGGCCGAGTGCGTGGACACCATGAGCGATATGCTCGGGCTCTTCGCGCAGGGCGACTACCGGATGGCCGGCACCGAGAACAACTCGCACGGCGCCCAGGTGTTCTTCCCGGAGACCGAGGAGTTCCCCGGCATGCCCGTCGACGGCCCCGACCGCCGCTTCATGGCGATGCCCGCCTACCTCGGCGGTGAGTACCAGATGGCCGGCTGCAAGTGGTACGGCTCGAACGTCGAGAACAAGCAGCGCGGACTCCCCCGATCGATCCTGATGTTCACCCTCAACGACAAGGACACGGGCGCGCCCCTCGCGATCATGTCGGCGAACCTGCTCAGCGCGTACCGCACCGGGGCGATCCCGGGTGTCGGCGCGCGCTACCTCGCACGCGAGGACGCGACGGTCGTCGGCATCGTCGGCCCCGGCCCCATGAACCGCACGTCGCTCGAGTCGTTCGTGGCCGTGCGACCCGGGATCACGACCGTGAAGGTCTCCGGCCGCGGCCAGGCGGGCATCGACACGTTCATCGCGTGGGCCCGCGAGAAGTTCCCGCAGATCGAGACGATCGAGCAGGTCGCCGACATGGAGGCCGCCGTGCGCGACTCCGACATCGTGAGCATCGCCGTGCCGAGCCCGATGGGATCCGAGCACTACCCCCACGTCAAGGACGAGTGGGTGAAGCCGGGCGCGTTCATCTGCTGCTCCGCGCACCTCGCGCTCGACGAGAGCCTCACCCTCCGCTCCCGGCATGTCGCCGACGCGCGCAAGATCTACGAGGCGTGGGCTGAGGAGCTCCCGGTGCCCGCGCACGAGACGGTCGGCATCTGGGGGATCCACCTCGTCGACCGCGTGCGCGACGGACGCATGACCCCCGAGCAGTTCGAAGACGTGGGCGAGATCATCCGCGGCATCACCCCGGGGCGCCAGAACGATGATGAGATCTTCATCTATTCGGTGGGCGGGATGCCGGTGGAGGACGTCGCCTGGGCGACGAAGGTGTACCGCAACGCGGTGCGCGACGGGATCGGCACGAAGCTGAACCTGTGGGAGACGCCGGCGCTGGCGTAA
- a CDS encoding ABC transporter permease: protein MSADVHAAPSPAARFLRTLISPRGAVFLLLAVLLIAIIALNPSFAEPSQLVRFIQRVAPIAIVAIGQYFVIVSGEFDLSMGSLVTTQVVLAGTLIGQDDSKVLPVLLLLIVIGVVVGLVNGLVTTLLRVPSFIVTLGMMLALYGGVMWWTGGAASGNPADSFRQVGRGGIADLPIVGMLPWAVIVLAVVVALAIWLSRRPFGRVLVAIGDNPQASAFAGATVWRTKTAAFVISSLSATLAGILLVGYAGVHPSVGRGYEFIAITAVVLGGVVLGGGRGHVVGALAGAFALESLFTLLNFTSVPSTARDAIQGVIIIAAVAYSGVVFTARRRAAPVTGTETRPVPTPGPSDSWDPAAAGAPSAAPPGSPGSATTGSIPSPDPAGDDAARGTNTKENRS from the coding sequence ATGAGCGCCGACGTGCACGCCGCACCCTCGCCCGCGGCCCGATTCCTCCGCACGCTCATCAGCCCCCGCGGAGCGGTCTTCCTGCTCCTCGCCGTGCTGCTGATCGCGATCATCGCGCTGAACCCGAGCTTCGCGGAGCCGAGCCAACTCGTCCGCTTCATCCAGCGCGTCGCACCGATCGCCATCGTGGCCATCGGCCAGTACTTCGTGATCGTGAGCGGTGAGTTCGACCTGTCGATGGGATCGCTCGTCACGACGCAGGTCGTGCTCGCGGGCACCCTCATCGGCCAGGACGACAGCAAGGTGCTGCCGGTGCTGCTGCTCCTCATCGTGATCGGGGTGGTGGTCGGCCTCGTGAACGGGCTCGTGACGACACTGCTCCGCGTCCCCTCGTTCATCGTCACCCTCGGCATGATGCTCGCGCTCTACGGCGGCGTGATGTGGTGGACCGGGGGTGCGGCCTCGGGCAATCCCGCCGATTCCTTCCGTCAGGTCGGGCGGGGCGGGATCGCGGACCTGCCGATCGTCGGCATGCTGCCCTGGGCCGTCATCGTGCTCGCCGTGGTCGTGGCCCTCGCGATCTGGCTGTCGCGTCGCCCCTTCGGTCGGGTGCTCGTGGCGATCGGCGACAATCCGCAGGCGAGCGCGTTCGCCGGGGCGACGGTGTGGCGCACGAAGACCGCTGCGTTTGTCATCTCCTCGCTGTCCGCCACCCTCGCGGGCATCCTGCTCGTGGGGTACGCGGGGGTCCACCCGTCGGTCGGCCGCGGGTACGAGTTCATCGCGATCACGGCCGTGGTGCTGGGCGGCGTGGTGCTCGGCGGAGGTCGCGGCCACGTCGTCGGCGCCCTCGCTGGCGCGTTCGCGCTCGAGTCCCTCTTCACCCTGCTCAACTTCACCTCGGTGCCCTCGACGGCTCGCGACGCGATCCAGGGTGTGATCATCATCGCCGCGGTCGCCTACTCTGGCGTGGTGTTCACGGCCCGACGTCGCGCGGCCCCGGTGACGGGCACCGAGACGCGGCCGGTCCCGACGCCCGGCCCCTCAGACTCCTGGGATCCCGCAGCCGCGGGGGCACCCAGTGCTGCACCACCCGGATCCCCCGGGTCAGCAACGACGGGGAGCATCCCGTCACCCGATCCCGCCGGCGACGATGCTGCGCGGGGGACCAACACGAAGGAGAACCGATCATGA
- the solA gene encoding N-methyl-L-tryptophan oxidase, with the protein MDMQKTNVVVIGAGTVGAMALWQLSKREGLEVVGIEQFGRVHSHGSYAGESRVFRTAVHEGGTYVRMIQRSRDLWRELERESGRDIYTEVGALSIAPEGFPDLVTALGTVAEFDLPHRVLSDSELRAEYPQHRIQDGDIGLLDAHGGGLRPEVAVMSALDVAESNGAKLYFNTPVLGIEERADGVVVRTTQGSWLADTVVVASGSWSTRLFPELNDLLRLQVLGLTWFMPKQPELFVPERFPVFLRDSGPVHFFGAPSFDGYAFKACTNPEWPVFRDVAEVPTSHTREELIKIGQRAAELFNGINPEPVRQSVHHCAYTPDRLPVIDRSASGRVVTLTGMSGHGFKFSPQVGEWAAQLVAGEDTTVDPRFALAAHLERLAVTGPYTGGGH; encoded by the coding sequence ATGGACATGCAAAAAACGAACGTCGTCGTCATCGGCGCGGGTACGGTCGGGGCGATGGCGCTCTGGCAGCTCAGCAAGCGCGAGGGCCTGGAGGTCGTCGGCATTGAGCAGTTCGGACGGGTACACTCCCACGGCTCGTACGCCGGGGAGTCCCGTGTGTTTCGCACCGCAGTGCACGAGGGCGGCACGTACGTGCGCATGATCCAGCGCTCGCGCGATCTGTGGCGTGAACTCGAGCGTGAGTCTGGCCGCGACATTTACACCGAGGTCGGTGCGCTCAGCATCGCCCCCGAGGGCTTCCCGGATCTCGTCACCGCGCTCGGCACCGTCGCGGAGTTCGATCTTCCGCACCGTGTACTCAGCGACAGCGAGTTGCGCGCCGAGTACCCGCAGCACCGCATTCAAGATGGCGACATCGGCCTGCTCGACGCCCACGGCGGTGGCCTCCGCCCCGAGGTCGCGGTGATGAGCGCGCTCGACGTGGCCGAATCGAACGGCGCGAAGCTGTACTTCAACACCCCCGTGCTCGGCATCGAGGAGCGCGCCGACGGGGTGGTGGTGCGAACGACGCAGGGATCCTGGCTGGCCGATACCGTTGTGGTCGCTTCGGGATCCTGGTCGACCCGCCTATTCCCGGAGCTCAACGACCTGCTCCGCCTGCAGGTGCTCGGCCTCACGTGGTTCATGCCGAAGCAACCCGAGCTGTTTGTGCCCGAGCGCTTCCCGGTGTTCCTCCGCGACTCTGGCCCCGTGCACTTCTTCGGCGCCCCGAGCTTCGACGGCTACGCCTTCAAGGCCTGCACCAACCCCGAGTGGCCCGTGTTCCGCGACGTCGCCGAGGTGCCGACCTCGCACACCCGCGAAGAACTCATCAAGATCGGGCAGCGCGCCGCGGAGCTCTTCAACGGCATCAACCCGGAGCCGGTGCGGCAGAGTGTGCACCACTGCGCCTACACGCCGGATCGTCTGCCCGTGATCGACCGCAGCGCGAGCGGGCGGGTCGTCACCCTGACGGGCATGTCGGGGCATGGTTTCAAGTTCTCCCCGCAGGTCGGCGAGTGGGCCGCGCAGCTGGTGGCGGGCGAGGACACCACGGTGGATCCGCGCTTCGCGCTCGCCGCGCACCTCGAGCGCCTCGCGGTCACGGGCCCCTACACGGGCGGCGGGCACTAG
- a CDS encoding sugar ABC transporter ATP-binding protein, with product MSTAILTATDVRKQFFGVEVLHGVSLQLHPGSVHGLVGENGAGKSTLMKIIAGVYRRDGGDVTLDGRSVDFGHPVEAGRAGVATVFQEFNLLPDRTVAQNVYLGREPIRRGLVDTRAMARSTRELLDDLGVEGIDPGAKVGGLTVAEQQIVEIVKALSVNARVICMDEPTAALADHEVGILYRIIRRLQERDVAVLYVSHRLREIFDLCDTITVLKDGALVSSGPAADLDQTTLVRRMVGRPLSAFFPDPAPGTMIGETIVSVRGGGNDQLDGIDLDLRAGEVVGVSGLQGSGRTELSEALFGTAPFVRGELRIDGTEARVRSARAAVRRGIALVTEDRKRTGLALNQSLLDNALLAIRSVFPGRTRTTRGAMPGIFTSLEVVSQGMQQEVQVLSGGNQQKVVLAKWLATEPRVVLLDEPTRGIDVGAKVAVYQLIRDLAQRGVAILLISSELPEVIGMADRLIVMRDGRIAGELPGGASEEAVLALAAGAAGLIATEEAAAEAAAERAGEHLATERSGALTDTDTERSGAHTDTEGGDR from the coding sequence ATGAGCACTGCGATCCTCACGGCGACCGATGTGCGGAAGCAGTTCTTCGGGGTCGAGGTGCTACACGGCGTCTCCCTGCAGCTGCACCCGGGATCGGTGCACGGCCTCGTCGGCGAGAACGGCGCCGGCAAGTCGACGCTCATGAAGATCATCGCGGGGGTGTACCGCCGCGACGGCGGTGACGTCACCCTCGACGGTCGGAGCGTGGACTTCGGGCACCCGGTCGAGGCGGGCCGAGCCGGAGTCGCCACGGTCTTCCAGGAGTTCAACCTGCTCCCCGACCGCACCGTCGCGCAAAACGTCTACCTGGGCCGGGAGCCGATTCGGCGCGGTCTGGTCGACACCCGCGCGATGGCTCGCTCCACCCGCGAGCTGCTCGACGACCTCGGGGTCGAGGGCATCGATCCCGGCGCCAAGGTGGGCGGCCTGACCGTCGCCGAGCAGCAGATCGTCGAGATCGTGAAGGCGCTCTCGGTGAATGCCCGGGTGATCTGCATGGACGAGCCGACCGCGGCCCTCGCCGACCACGAGGTCGGGATCCTCTACCGGATCATCCGGCGGCTGCAGGAGCGCGACGTCGCGGTGCTCTACGTTTCGCACCGCCTGCGCGAGATCTTCGACCTCTGCGACACGATCACCGTGCTGAAGGACGGGGCGCTCGTGTCCTCCGGTCCCGCGGCCGACCTCGATCAGACCACCCTCGTGCGGCGCATGGTCGGGCGCCCGCTCAGTGCGTTCTTCCCCGACCCGGCACCCGGCACGATGATCGGTGAGACGATCGTGTCGGTGCGCGGGGGCGGCAACGACCAGCTCGACGGCATCGATCTCGACCTCCGCGCGGGCGAGGTCGTGGGCGTCTCGGGGCTCCAAGGATCCGGTCGCACTGAGCTCTCCGAGGCGCTTTTCGGCACGGCACCCTTCGTCCGAGGCGAACTGCGCATCGACGGTACCGAGGCGCGGGTCCGGAGCGCACGGGCGGCCGTGCGGCGCGGGATCGCACTCGTGACAGAGGACCGCAAGCGCACCGGCCTCGCGCTGAACCAGTCGCTGCTCGACAACGCGCTGCTCGCGATCCGGAGCGTCTTCCCCGGCCGCACGCGCACGACGCGGGGGGCGATGCCCGGCATCTTCACCTCCCTCGAGGTCGTCAGCCAGGGCATGCAGCAGGAGGTGCAGGTGCTCTCCGGCGGCAACCAGCAGAAGGTGGTGCTCGCGAAGTGGCTCGCGACGGAGCCGCGGGTCGTGCTGCTCGACGAGCCCACCCGCGGCATCGACGTCGGCGCGAAGGTGGCGGTGTACCAGTTGATCCGGGATCTCGCGCAGCGCGGCGTCGCGATCCTGCTGATCTCGAGTGAACTGCCCGAGGTGATCGGCATGGCCGATCGACTGATCGTGATGCGCGACGGCCGGATCGCCGGCGAGCTGCCGGGCGGCGCCTCCGAAGAGGCGGTGCTCGCGCTCGCCGCGGGGGCGGCCGGGCTCATCGCGACCGAGGAAGCCGCGGCCGAGGCGGCGGCCGAACGCGCCGGGGAGCACCTCGCCACTGAGCGCTCCGGCGCGCTCACCGACACCGACACCGAGCGCTCCGGCGCGCACACCGACACCGAGGGAGGCGACCGATGA
- a CDS encoding ABC transporter permease: MSALRTTLRRLDTTVIVYVALLAVLLLSAILVSTVGRNLFSAGSIRDILTGMSVLGFVAIGQTLVILGGSLDLSVPYVVSLTSLIAAQTMSDREGMIVPGVLLALAVAAVIGLVNGLIVTVLRVHGFVATLGVGLILKGYLDTNYKGTAGSVPWGFQLFGATGIGPVPVSTILMLALAAAVAFLLARSRFGHHLYAVGGGPDVARLSGVRTQLPLITAHIVCSVFAGIAGLLLASRLGVGSPTVGTQGGYDLLSIAAVVLGGTLLAGGRGTIWGTIGGVAIFAVLDNLMSVLQVNPFLKDVVRGVVIVAAVAVYSRRRLVARRSRFASDGSAVAPPDAPVLVSEGSEGGAR; the protein is encoded by the coding sequence ATGAGCGCGCTGCGTACGACCCTGCGACGGCTCGACACCACCGTGATCGTGTACGTCGCCCTGCTCGCGGTGCTGCTGCTCAGCGCGATTCTCGTTTCGACCGTCGGCCGCAACCTCTTCAGCGCGGGCAGTATTCGCGACATCCTGACGGGCATGAGCGTGCTGGGGTTCGTGGCGATCGGCCAGACGCTCGTGATCCTCGGGGGCTCCCTCGACCTGTCGGTGCCCTACGTCGTGAGTCTGACCAGCCTCATCGCCGCGCAGACCATGAGCGACCGTGAGGGCATGATCGTGCCCGGGGTGCTGCTGGCGCTCGCGGTCGCCGCGGTCATCGGGCTCGTGAACGGGCTCATCGTCACGGTGCTCCGGGTGCACGGCTTCGTCGCGACGCTCGGTGTCGGGCTGATCCTGAAGGGGTACCTCGACACCAACTACAAGGGCACGGCGGGGTCGGTGCCGTGGGGCTTCCAGCTCTTCGGCGCGACCGGCATCGGGCCGGTCCCGGTCTCGACGATCCTCATGCTCGCGCTCGCCGCGGCGGTGGCCTTCCTGCTCGCCCGGTCCCGCTTCGGTCACCACCTCTACGCGGTCGGCGGCGGGCCCGATGTCGCGCGGCTCTCGGGGGTGCGCACGCAACTGCCGCTCATCACGGCGCACATTGTCTGTTCCGTCTTCGCCGGTATCGCCGGCCTGCTTCTCGCAAGCCGGCTGGGCGTCGGCAGTCCGACCGTGGGCACGCAGGGCGGCTACGACCTGCTGTCGATCGCCGCGGTGGTGCTCGGCGGCACGCTGCTGGCCGGCGGGCGCGGCACGATCTGGGGCACGATCGGCGGCGTGGCGATCTTCGCGGTGCTCGACAACCTCATGAGCGTGCTGCAGGTGAACCCGTTCCTCAAGGACGTGGTGCGCGGTGTGGTGATCGTCGCCGCCGTCGCCGTCTACTCCCGGCGCCGACTGGTGGCGCGCCGAAGCCGCTTCGCGTCGGACGGATCGGCGGTGGCGCCACCCGACGCGCCGGTGCTGGTGTCCGAGGGATCCGAGGGAGGTGCCCGATGA
- a CDS encoding sugar phosphate isomerase/epimerase family protein: MTAHETSHPVTLFTGQWADLPFEEVARLAAEWGYDGLEIACSGDHLDLQRADEDDAYLRSRLEILDRHGLGVWAISNHLAGQAVCDDPIDFRHQAIVRPYVWGDGEAEGVRQRAAVDMQRAARVARKLGVDTVVGFTGSRIWPYVAMFPPVPADVIEAGYEDFAARWNPILDVFDAEGVRFAHEVHPSEIAYDYWTTVRALEAIGHRSAFGLNWDPSHLLWQGVDPIGFITDFADRVYHVDCKDTRLRPPSGRSGILGSHLPWGDPRRGWDFVSTGHGDMHWEDAFRALGSIGYTGPISIEWEDAGMDRLHGAAEAVGAIRKLLWKRPDASFDAAFSNQ; this comes from the coding sequence ATGACCGCGCACGAGACCTCGCACCCCGTCACCCTCTTCACCGGGCAGTGGGCGGACCTGCCATTCGAGGAGGTCGCGCGATTGGCCGCGGAGTGGGGGTACGACGGCCTGGAGATCGCCTGCTCCGGAGATCACCTCGACCTGCAGCGCGCCGACGAGGACGACGCCTACCTCCGGTCGCGTCTCGAGATCCTCGACCGTCACGGGCTCGGGGTCTGGGCCATCTCCAACCACCTCGCGGGGCAGGCGGTGTGCGACGATCCGATCGACTTCCGGCACCAGGCCATCGTGCGGCCGTACGTGTGGGGCGACGGCGAGGCCGAGGGCGTGCGCCAGCGGGCAGCCGTCGACATGCAGCGCGCCGCTCGAGTGGCACGGAAGCTCGGGGTCGACACCGTGGTCGGGTTCACCGGATCCCGGATCTGGCCGTACGTCGCGATGTTCCCGCCGGTGCCGGCGGACGTGATCGAGGCGGGGTACGAGGACTTCGCCGCGCGCTGGAACCCGATCCTCGACGTGTTCGACGCCGAGGGCGTGCGGTTCGCGCACGAGGTGCACCCGTCGGAGATCGCCTACGACTACTGGACCACCGTGCGCGCGCTGGAGGCGATCGGGCACCGGAGCGCGTTCGGGCTCAACTGGGATCCGAGCCACCTGCTCTGGCAGGGCGTCGACCCCATCGGCTTCATCACCGACTTCGCCGACCGTGTGTACCACGTCGACTGCAAGGACACCCGGCTGCGCCCGCCGAGCGGACGCAGCGGGATCCTCGGGTCCCACCTGCCGTGGGGTGATCCGCGGCGGGGCTGGGACTTCGTCTCCACCGGGCACGGCGACATGCACTGGGAAGACGCGTTCCGCGCCCTGGGCTCCATCGGGTACACCGGCCCGATCTCGATCGAGTGGGAGGACGCGGGCATGGACCGCCTGCACGGCGCGGCCGAGGCCGTTGGCGCGATCCGGAAGCTGCTCTGGAAGCGGCCGGATGCCTCGTTCGACGCCGCGTTCTCGAACCAGTAG
- a CDS encoding ATP-binding cassette domain-containing protein has protein sequence MAEPANGLVEVTGLSKRFGGVQAVHELSFTAVPGRVTGFLGPNGSGKTTTLAMVLGLVRPDAGTATIGGTSYAELDRPARTVGASLSAHFHPAHTGRAHLDIVRRGIGVPESVVADTLELVGMTDAADRKTGGYSLGMRQRLALAAALLGDPQVILLDEPINGLDPEGIRWIRLFLQHLAREGKTVLLSSHLLSEVQQTVDDVVVIRRGELAYAGTLQELQDTSGERAVLVSASDQPGLARALQEAGAEVHGVRGQVMRVAGLDPDAVGRVALAAAIPLSHLSVEESELEQSFLELVEGGAA, from the coding sequence ATGGCAGAACCGGCGAATGGCCTGGTCGAAGTGACCGGCCTCTCGAAGCGCTTCGGCGGCGTGCAGGCGGTGCACGAGCTCAGCTTCACGGCGGTTCCGGGCCGGGTCACCGGCTTCCTCGGCCCTAACGGCTCGGGCAAGACCACGACCCTCGCGATGGTGCTCGGCCTCGTCCGCCCCGACGCCGGCACCGCGACGATCGGCGGCACGTCCTACGCCGAGCTCGATCGCCCCGCCCGCACCGTCGGCGCCTCGCTCTCCGCCCACTTCCACCCAGCGCACACCGGCCGCGCGCACCTCGACATCGTGCGGCGCGGGATCGGGGTCCCCGAGTCCGTCGTCGCCGACACCCTCGAGCTCGTCGGCATGACCGACGCGGCCGACCGCAAGACCGGTGGATACTCGCTCGGCATGCGCCAGCGCCTCGCACTGGCCGCTGCGCTCCTCGGCGATCCGCAGGTGATCCTGCTCGACGAACCGATCAACGGCCTCGACCCCGAGGGCATCCGCTGGATCCGACTGTTCCTCCAGCACCTCGCCCGAGAGGGCAAGACCGTGCTCCTCTCCTCGCACCTGCTCAGCGAGGTGCAGCAGACCGTCGACGACGTGGTCGTGATCCGACGCGGCGAACTCGCCTACGCCGGCACGCTCCAGGAGCTCCAGGACACGTCGGGTGAGCGCGCGGTGCTCGTCTCGGCGAGCGACCAGCCCGGGCTCGCGCGAGCGCTGCAGGAGGCCGGCGCCGAGGTGCACGGCGTGCGCGGCCAGGTGATGCGCGTCGCGGGTCTGGATCCCGACGCCGTCGGTCGTGTCGCACTCGCGGCCGCGATCCCGCTCTCCCACCTCAGCGTGGAGGAGAGCGAACTCGAACAGAGCTTCCTCGAGCTCGTGGAAGGGGGCGCCGCATGA
- a CDS encoding sugar phosphate isomerase/epimerase family protein — MQRELGVNTWVWTSPLDDDGLEAIARKAQGFGYQLLELPVERPGDWDPALARERLDARGMGARVVGAMGEGRDLLDSATVAATQDYLRHCVDVAETVGSPTVAGPFTARTGRVWRMDPAERARAIAALREALAPVAGYAAERGILLAIEPLNRYETSLINTVAQALDALEPLLGQGVGLALDSYHLNIEERSPAEAIRLAGPHCRVVQVCGNDRGPVGVDHTDWESFFDALDDICYAGALTLESFTGNNDTIATAASIWRPLADSQDDLARISAEFLIDLQDRRSS; from the coding sequence GTGCAGCGAGAGCTCGGGGTGAACACGTGGGTGTGGACGTCCCCACTCGATGACGACGGACTTGAGGCGATCGCGCGGAAGGCCCAGGGGTTCGGGTACCAGCTGCTCGAACTGCCGGTCGAGCGCCCGGGCGACTGGGACCCCGCGCTCGCGCGGGAGCGGCTCGACGCACGGGGCATGGGTGCGCGGGTCGTCGGGGCGATGGGCGAGGGGCGGGATCTGCTCGACTCCGCCACGGTCGCCGCCACACAGGACTATCTGCGGCACTGCGTGGACGTGGCCGAGACGGTCGGGTCGCCGACCGTCGCCGGTCCGTTCACCGCCCGCACCGGCCGCGTCTGGCGTATGGACCCGGCGGAGCGGGCGCGGGCGATCGCTGCCCTGCGGGAGGCGCTCGCGCCGGTGGCCGGCTACGCCGCGGAGCGGGGCATCCTCCTCGCGATCGAGCCGCTCAACCGGTACGAGACGAGCCTCATCAACACGGTCGCGCAGGCGCTCGACGCCCTCGAGCCGCTGCTGGGACAGGGGGTCGGCCTCGCGCTCGACAGCTACCACCTGAACATCGAGGAGCGCTCGCCCGCCGAGGCGATCCGGCTGGCGGGGCCTCACTGCCGCGTCGTGCAGGTCTGCGGCAACGATCGCGGCCCGGTCGGCGTGGATCACACCGACTGGGAGTCGTTCTTCGACGCGCTCGACGACATCTGCTACGCGGGCGCACTGACGCTCGAGAGTTTCACGGGAAACAACGACACCATCGCCACGGCCGCCTCCATCTGGCGTCCGCTGGCCGACTCGCAGGACGATCTCGCCCGGATCTCCGCCGAGTTCCTCATCGACCTGCAGGACCGAAGGAGCAGCTGA